Proteins found in one Arachis stenosperma cultivar V10309 chromosome 8, arast.V10309.gnm1.PFL2, whole genome shotgun sequence genomic segment:
- the LOC130944396 gene encoding uncharacterized protein LOC130944396, producing MAFLHFIPSPSSSSNNPSLNPNAPLSSFRYCNNPNFPPKPHHLHVANRRRRKLLSLLRCSASSFSEKHHTNSPKSDDVVELPLFPLPLVLFPGAILPLQIFEFRYRIMMHTLLHTDLRFGVIYTDAVSGTAEVGCVGEVIKHERLVDDRFFLICKGQERFRVTKVVRTKPYLVAEVTWLEDRPSSASEDLDLEGLAGEVETFMKDVIRLSNRLGGKPEKEVGDLRRNLFPTPFSFFVGSTFEGAPREQQALLELEDTAARLKREKETLRNTLNYLTAASAVKDVFPSSSSSS from the coding sequence ATGGCATTCCTACACTTCATCCCTTCACCTTCTTCTTCGTCAAACAACCCCTCCTTAAACCCCAACGCACCACTCTCTTCATTCCGTTACTGCAACAACCCTAACTTCCCACCAAAACCGCACCACCTCCATGTCGCCAACCGCCGCCGCCGCAAACTCCTCTCTCTTCTCCGCTGCTCTGCCTCCTCCTTCTCCGAGAAGCACCACACCAACTCCCCCAAGTCCGACGACGTCGTCGAGCTCCCACTCTTCCCTCTCCCACTCGTCCTATTCCCCGGTGCCATCCTCCCTCTTCAGATCTTCGAGTTCCGCTACCGCATCATGATGCACACTCTCCTCCACACCGATCTCCGCTTCGGAGTTATCTACACGGACGCCGTCTCCGGCACCGCCGAAGTCGGCTGCGTCGGCGAGGTCATAAAGCACGAGCGCCTCGTCGATGACAGGTTCTTCCTCATCTGCAAGGGCCAAGAGCGGTTCCGCGTCACCAAGGTTGTGAGGACCAAGCCCTATTTGGTGGCGGAGGTGACGTGGCTGGAGGATAGGCCTTCGTCGGCGTCGGAGGACCTTGACCTGGAGGGGCTTGCCGGCGAGGTGGAGACTTTCATGAAGGACGTAATTCGATTGTCGAATCGGTTGGGCGGGAAGCCTGAGAAGGAGGTTGGGGATTTGAGAAGGAACCTGTTTCCGACGCCGTTTTCGTTCTTCGTTGGGAGCACCTTCGAGGGCGCACCCAGAGAGCAGCAGGCTTTGCTGGAATTGGAGGACACGGCGGCGAGGTTGAAGAGGGAGAAGGAGACACTGAGGAACACACTCAACTACCTCACTGCTGCTTCTGCGGTCAAAGATgtcttcccttcttcttcctcttcctcttga
- the LOC130944397 gene encoding thioredoxin H-type-like, producing the protein MAEEGVVIGCHSVDEWKDQLKKAEDSNKLVVVDFTASWCGPCRFIAPIVAEFAKKFTNVAFLKVDVDELKTVAKEWGIEAMPTFLFIKQGKLVDKVVGAKKDELQSTITKHVAAAA; encoded by the exons atgGCGGAGGAAGGAGTAGTGATCGGTTGCCACAGCGTGGATGAGTGGAAGGATCAGCTCAAGAAGGCAGAAGACTCCAACAAACTG GTTGTAGTGGATTTCACAGCTTCTTGGTGTGGGCCGTGCCGCTTCATTGCCCCAATTGTGGCGGAGTTTGCTAAGAAGTTCACAAATGTGGCGTTCCTGAAGGTGGATGTGGATGAATTGAAGACTGTGGCTAAGGAGTGGGGAATTGAGGCAATGCCAACCTTCCTCTTCATCAAACAAGGTAAATTAGTAGACAAGGTCGTTGGCGCTAAGAAGGACGAACTTCAATCCACTATCACCAAGCATGTTGCTGCTGCTGCTTGA